The Benincasa hispida cultivar B227 chromosome 9, ASM972705v1, whole genome shotgun sequence genome has a segment encoding these proteins:
- the LOC120086696 gene encoding uncharacterized protein LOC120086696, translating into MSLANGVKSCAKLLKSSESLLVKSANRGFHSTGVKRMGGHAHGHDEPYYLHAKHMYNLDRMKNQKLTMTLGVFTAFSIGVAVPIYAVIFQQKKTASG; encoded by the exons ATGTCTTTGGCCAATGGAGTGAAGTCATGCGCAAAGCTGCTGAAGTCTTCAGAATCATTGTTGGTGAAATCAG CTAATCGAGGGTTTCATTCAACTGGTGTCAAGAGAATGGGAGGACATGCTCACGGACATGACGAACCATATTATTTGCACGCAAAGCATATGTACAACTTGGATAGGatgaaaaatcaaaagttgaCCATGACGCTTGGAGTATTTACTGCATTCAGCATTGGCGTGGCTGTTCCAATCTATGCAGTCATCTTTCAGCAAAAGAAGACGGCCTCTGGATGA